The DNA sequence GAACGGGGCGTGGAGCAAGCCGCGGCACTGGTCGACCGGCTCGCCGGCATCCCGGTCGCCGCCGTCGTCACCTCGCCGCTGCAACGCTGCCGGGAGACCCTCGCGCCCCTGCTCGACCGGCTCGGCCTGGACGCCACCGCGGAACCCGACCTCGCCGAGGTCGACTACGGCCAGTGGACCGGGCGCGAGATCAAGGACCTGCTCGAGGAACCCCTGTGGTCGGTCGTGCAGCAGCACCCCTCCGCCGCGGTGTTCCCCGGCGGCGAGGGCCTGGCCACCGTGCAGTCGCGGGCCGTGGCCGCCATCAGGGCCCACGACGCCCGCGTCACCGCCGAACACGGCCCGCGCGCCGTGTGGGTCGCGTGCAGCCACGGTGACGTGATCAAGGCCGTGCTGGCCGACGCGCTGGGCGTCCACCTCGACGGCTTCCAGCGCATCGTGGTCGACCCGGCGTCGGTGTCGGTCGTCCAGTACACCGAGCACCGGCCGTTCGTGCTGCGCGTCAACGACAACGGCGGCGACCTGTCCGCCCTCGTGCCGCCGCCGGAGAAGGCGGGGGAACCGCCGTCCTCCGACGCGGTCGTGGGCGGTGGCACCGGCGCGTGAGCAGCGCGTGACCCCCGGACAGTGCAGGGTAGTCCGGGGGTCACGGTGCGCTTGGCCGGGGCGGGCGACCTCGTGCCGACGATCGTATTGGCGCGGACGCGCCGGTGAACGCCCCGCGACGCGCGGACCGCTCGGCGGTGTCGCGGCACCCGCGCAGGTCAGCCCGCCCGCCTCGCCCGAGCCCGCAGCCAAAAGCCCAGCTCAACAGGGGTGGAAACAGCGCCGAAACAAACCGCGCAAGAGCCCTGGCGCGCCAACCGGCTAGCCCGTTCGGTTCCGCCCGGACGGACCGGGCGTGTTAGAAGTTAACAACCCACCGTGCGCTCTTGATCACAGTCCGAGGCGGGTGACGGCGTTGTCCTCCAACGGGTTCGCCGTGCGGATGTAGCGGTGCACGGTCCGCGGGTTGGTCCAGCGGCCCTGCCGCATGATCTCCCGGTCGCTCGCGCCGCCCAGCGCCGCCTGCGTGGCGAACCCGGCCCGCAGCGAGTGCCCGCCGAACAGCGCCGGGTCCAGCCCCGCCCGCGCCGCGTACCGCTTCACCACGTCCGACACCGCCCGGTCCGACATCGACCGGCCACCCAGCCGGCCGTGCTTGCTCACCGACGGGAACAGCGGTCCGCGTGCCGGGTCGGGACGGTAGGAGTGGCAGCGGTGCGTGGCCGCCGGCCCGCCCTCGTCCTCCAGCAGCGCCCGCGCGTCCGGCGCGGTCAGCACGTCCACCCAGTCCGCGAACGCGCACACCGGGCACGTCGGCCGCCGCGCGCCGCGGGGCAGCACCACGCGCTGCCGGTGCGCGCCCGTCCGGTCGGTCTTCGTCACGCCCAGCTCGACCAGCAGCAACGGCTCGTGCGTGCGCGGGTCCACGTCCACCGTGACGTCCTCCAGCGCCACCGCCGCCAGCTCGCTGCGCCGCAACGCGCCCGCGAACCCCACGAGCAGCAGCAGCGCGTCACGCCGCCGCGCCACCCCGGTGGGCCAACCGGGCGGCGGCAGTTCCGCCAGCAACGCCTCCAGCGTGCCCAGCAGCACCGGCCGCTTGCGCCGCGGCTGCGCCTGCCGGGTGCGGCGGACACCGCGCAACGTCAAGCGCACGACGTCCGAGCGCGTGGGGGAGGGCAGCCCGCCGGCCGCGTGGACCGCGGCGATGGCCGCGGCCTTGCGCTCCAACGTGGACGGCCCGAACGCGGGGGAGCCGTCGGGTTTCGTCGCGTCGGCCGCCACCGCCAGGTACACCGCGACGTCCACCGGGTCCGCGGGCAGCGCCGTGCGGCCCTCGGC is a window from the Saccharothrix saharensis genome containing:
- a CDS encoding histidine phosphatase family protein translates to MATVILLRHARSTANGAGVLAGRQPGVALSERGVEQAAALVDRLAGIPVAAVVTSPLQRCRETLAPLLDRLGLDATAEPDLAEVDYGQWTGREIKDLLEEPLWSVVQQHPSAAVFPGGEGLATVQSRAVAAIRAHDARVTAEHGPRAVWVACSHGDVIKAVLADALGVHLDGFQRIVVDPASVSVVQYTEHRPFVLRVNDNGGDLSALVPPPEKAGEPPSSDAVVGGGTGA
- a CDS encoding site-specific integrase, with translation MTLPEPVRAELDRVRHAALVDFAALEQVRRRFDAEQADALAGYLRAAQSANTLRAYRSDWVGWAAWCEAEGRTALPADPVDVAVYLAVAADATKPDGSPAFGPSTLERKAAAIAAVHAAGGLPSPTRSDVVRLTLRGVRRTRQAQPRRKRPVLLGTLEALLAELPPPGWPTGVARRRDALLLLVGFAGALRRSELAAVALEDVTVDVDPRTHEPLLLVELGVTKTDRTGAHRQRVVLPRGARRPTCPVCAFADWVDVLTAPDARALLEDEGGPAATHRCHSYRPDPARGPLFPSVSKHGRLGGRSMSDRAVSDVVKRYAARAGLDPALFGGHSLRAGFATQAALGGASDREIMRQGRWTNPRTVHRYIRTANPLEDNAVTRLGL